The genomic segment tgctaattgtaatgtcccttttctttttccccactcttatccctcccttccctccctttctccccagtccctttccctttggtaactgttagtccattcttaggttctatgattctgtggctgttttgttccttcagtctttttttattcctatagtctttgggtttgaggtgagtctcttgtaagcagcatagagatgggtcttgcttttttatccattctattattctgtcttttgattggtgcattcagtccatttacatttagggtgattattgaaagatatgtacttattgccattgcaggctttagattcgttgttgccaaaggttcaaggttagcttctttagtatcttactgtctaacttaactcacttattgagctattttaaacactggtcattctttatttttctcccttcttattcctcctcctccattctttttatgttggTTGTtgaattctgtgctcttttgtgcttcctttaactgcttttgtgggtagttgattttattttttgcctttagttagtatttggttggtctgctttctttgctgtgattttattttctctggtgacatctatttagtcttaggagtgctcccatctagagcagtccctctaaaataccctgtagaggtggtttgtgggaggcaaattccctcaatttttgcttgtctgggaattgtttaatccctccttcatatttaaatgatagtcgtgctggatgcagtattcttggttctaggcccttctctttcattgcattaaatatatcatgccattctcttctggcctgtattgtttctgttgagaagtctgatgatagcctgatgggttttcctttgtagatgacctttttcctctctctggctgcctttaaaactctgtccttgtccttgatctttgccattttaattattatgtgtcttggtgttgtcctccttgggtcctttctgttgggagttctgtacacttccatggtctgatcgattatttcctcccccagtttggggaagttttcaggaattatttcttcaaatacactttctatccctttctctctcttcttcttcttctggtacccctataatgcggatattgtttcttttggattggtcacacagttctcttaatattgtttcattcctggagatccttttatctctctctgcagcagcttctatgtgttcctgttctctggtttctattccatcaatggtctcttgcatcttatccattctgtttataaatccttccagagattgtttcagttctgtaatctccttccagacatcatcccttagctcttgcatatttctctgcatctccatcatcATGgctatgagctttatttttaattctttttcaggaagactggttaggcctatctccttctcagggtttgcctctgtgatcttggtctgtatcaatttcttctgccttttcatggtggtagatgtatttgtggggagctggtgcgtgtgttgggtaagagaaagtcccttcttgccagtttatggccttcctttcctgggagaacagcggcctctagcagcttgtgctgggcagctacgtgcagacggggcttctgatcttgcccggccactatggagtttatttagctctgcagttgctgtgggcgtggcctgcctcaggctgcttctccaatatggcggagccacatcggagggggaacaggtgggaggctgtttatcgtgcTGAGGGGCCTCCGCACTGCGCTGTGGGGGttggggtgcccagagttccccatgattcccagctgctgggctaagtgtcctgcggcacttccgtccagctgtggggtccctgtccctttaagactttcaaaaagcactcccttttctttgtcccggggcgCCAGCTTCGGGGACCCGCTCAacagtcttactgtcctgtttccctgggctccctctgcctccccactccaactcctctcctcctgctgggagctggggtgaggggcgcttgggtcctgtcgggccgcggcttgtatcttacccccttcgcgaggcgctgggttctcacaggtgtggatgtagtctggctgttgtcctgtgtcttctggtctctcttttaggattagttgtatttgttgtattttcaaaaatatatatggttttgggaggagattttcgctgctctactcacgccgccatcttggttctctccccTTTTAATAACTTTTGCCTCACTCTGTCCTTGGGTTTCAAATATAACAAAAATGTCTGTTAACCTTTCAAGTAAGGCTTTTGTCCATAGAGGTTGGTTATAACAAATGCAAGATCTTACCATATTATACAAAGACTATAAAGAAATTTCCTCACGGGAGAAAAcgtagtttttgtttgttttgaagcaGAGGTTCTCAGCTGGGAGCAATTTTGCCTACCAGGGAACGTTTGGCACTATCTGGAGATGCCACACTGGGAGAGTATTTCTGGCATCTAGTGGTtagaagccagggatgctgctataTTCTGCAATGCCCAGGACATTGCCTGAAAAAACTACCAGCCCACAATGTCAGTAGTGCCAAAGGAGGGAAAACCTGTTTAAACAAAATGAGATAGGTAACCATGTACGAAGTCTAGCCTGTAGTTTTTAGTCAAGATATAATGGCCATAGTCATCTCTGAAAATGTAAATATGTTTGgaataacaaaacaaaagctCTGCCACATCACCCTGAACAAACATGTACTGTCTGAGTAAGAGCTTATGATTACTTCATGTTGTTATAAAAGATGCAGAGTACTTCAGTATTTGAGGAAGTCGTATGTACAAATGGGAAGAGCCATGCACAAATAGGTAGAAATACCTTTGAAAACATATTCTACCATTAAAttgggtttttttaaatctctgattTTGAAAATGTGAAGGTAAGTTAAAACATGGGTTTTGAAAATATGATTTGGGACACTAACACTGCTAACACTTGCCGATGCAAAATCAAGTTCTCATGGGACCCACATGAactcaaaatacacacacacacacacacacacacacaccactactTTATCTTTGTGCAAAATCAAGTTCTCATGGGACCCACATGaactcaaaacacacacacacacacacacaccccactactTTATCTTTGTGTTATTTGAACAGAGTCCATAGACTTTGGCCAATATGCTAAACACAaatagggttaaaaaaaaaaaaggaagggtaCAGGGCTCTACAGGTATATGACTGCAAAATGTTTATATCTAACATGAAGCCTAATTAATAATTTCTaggcttaataataataataatttctagACTCATTTTTATAGTTTGAACTGGAAAAAATCAGTTTGTTTTAGGGCTTGATGATTATTAGTAAGAGTACCAAACTGAATGTCTTTATAGAGATGTCTTTATAAATCAGGAACCGTGCTACACAATGGGCACCAAGGGACTCACATGTGAGGAGGAAGCCGAATCACTAATTACAGACCTGGCACAAAACAATCTTTAATGATAAATGTTTCTGTTGGTGCCACCCTTTTGTCTCTGAATTCACCTGTGTACTTTCCCATTTAAACCACATCTGTCTCCATAATAGTAAGGAAGACAGGAgaaaacttttggaggtgatggataCATTGCTGAtatagattgtggtgatggtttcacaggtgtatACTTATCTCCAAACTCAGCAAGTTGTGTACAGTAaatatgtacaggtttttgtatgttaatcatatctcaataaagtggttttttaaaaacccaaatacATTCTATTTGGCAGTAGAAGCAATTACGTATATGTAATTACAGTTCttcactgctctgatttctcccaaaATTTAAGCATAAGTTATAGTAATCTTTAGCCCTGTCTTGAACATTCCAGAATCTACTTCAAGAGGGTTCATGAAGTTTCCATCAGTTCTCATCAAATAAGATtgtgaatgttttaaaattttcaatagtatttttttcaaaaataattcatggaAAAACCTATTTCAATCATAATATCTTTAGGAAAAAATGGAGAGATTTAGGAAATCAGATGAATGGGCTAGCAAAAAATACTCAGTGAAAGTTATAAccttttgttttaaagtatttttgaaacCAACTGTGCTCAAAGACTGCCCTGGCTCCCATCTCCAGCTGGCAACAAAGCAGAGAGCCAACTTTGGAGAGGAATCTCCCTCTGGGAATCTGGAATCAGAGGGATCTCAAACAGGTGAGTAAACTCCTGGGGAGCATCTTCTCTGAGGAACTGGTCGAGGCAACTCCCTAAACAGGCAGGTTTCCATGGCAGAACCAGAGCATTTACCCGCTGCAGCACTCAGGTTGCAGGCAAACTGTGTATAAACAATCAGGATTCAGTTGCCAAGAAAGTCTGTGTCCTCAGCTTATTAGTCTGACAGCAAATAATCTACCAACACACCAATGCCCTTGCCCTGGGCCAAGGCTCACCCGACATGCTGTGGATCATTTCCCACATGGCTTCTCACCTCTCAAGGCCTCCCTCATTTTGGCAGAATAGTTTCCCTTAAATTTCTTTAGTTCTTATTCCCCTTCCCCTATTTGCTTTCTGAAGACATTACAGGGCTTGAAGGGGAGTGTCTTGGTCAACAGGGAAAAAAGGCTTTGTGCTAAGTTTCACTTTTAGGAACATGGAACTTTAAAAGGGAAGGACTTTTGTTCCTCTGAAGTTTCTAAACCACTTTTGCAGGTGTGGTCTGGGACAGACAGCATCACCATTATCTgggagtttgttagaaatgcaaattcctgggccCCAACCTGCCCTCCTGAGTCAAAACTGATTGGGAGGAGGGTCTCCACCATCTGTGTTAACAAGctccctggctgctttcaatactcaaATGAGAAGCACTGGGATACAACCTGTTATAAAcgacacagaacaaaacagcttTGTTAGCAAACTGCATCACAGACTCCCTAAACCCTgcttattttaaagtaatttttccaAAAGGTAGCAATTCTTTTTTTGTATGTATGACAAGGGACATGAAAACTGAAAGAGCTGTTTTACATTGGCATCTTTTGCAGGTAGCTTAGGGAGAAGTGTCACTTCAGCCCCCTGGCAGCCTCAGGGACCTTGCCAGGTTACAACTGCCAAGGGAAGTTAGCCTTGGGAGGGCAAAGACCCCTGGTGTTCAAggagcaaactttttctgtaaaaggccctATTTTTGTGTAAATTTAAGTCATATGTTTTGTTACAATGCTCAACTctatagcacaaaagcagccacagacaataaatAAACTAGTGAGtagggctgtgttccaataaaacattaacaaatggaGGCAACAGGCTGGATTTTTCCCAAGGGCTCAAAGTTTCCTAACCCATCCTGGCAGGTCACGGGCTTAAGATTCTCATCTGATGTGGGAACCTTGGGGTCACTCTAGACATGCCCCTGAAAAGACTCCCAAACTAAATCTGAGGTGCCTTTCCAGGCCAGAAACCTCCATGTGAGAGTCCCAGCCCGACTGGCTTCCTGTATTCCCTCCCCTCAGTGAAGCTGACCAGGGGAATGGACGTTATAGGCAAGATGCATTGTACTCTGAAGTCTGGGCTGAATCCACCTGGCAAAGGAACTGGGTTGAACTCAGCAGCAGAGTATCTATCACATTCACCTTTTTCCTCAGAGATACCAGCTGGTGCTCACTTTAGAGGCTTTGAGTTATGAGGTTTATGTGTTAAGATTTTACTAATAGTTAAAACTTTCAAGTTTCAGCCAAAAAAGTATATActctgattcaaaaaaaaaaaagataaacattgAAAATCAGACATATAGTTAGTGCAAGGGACTTAAGACATTTTATATTGAATCTAACATGTTCCTTTTTTTCCACTACCTTTCTTGAGTAACAAAAACACAGGTGTACCCCCATCAAAAGACTCTTACATTTCTTATGTCCTTGTGCTGATTGTTTCATGTGACACTATCCTTACCATAGTTCATGTATTAGCACTCATAATGCACGTCTTTGATTTTCTCAGCACAGTAAAGAATTAAAATTCACACACACTTGTGTTGCCTTTAAAGTCCTGTAATAGATGGACTGAATGTTCAAAACAttttatgaaggaaaaaataaaagtcttaTTTCAGTCACTGTGTCCATAATTCTTGGCCTTTCACTGGGAAGCTGCAAGATGTCCTTGAATAAGATCCTGAACACGGGACAGAATGATCTCATTAGAACTGCTGCAATTCTCTGGACCATATGGTGGGTCTATAGTCAGGACCCCAGCCACACAGAGAGTCCTTTGTGAATCTCCCTGTTCGGTGATGGGGATGTGGTTCTTCTCAAGCCATTTCTTtaggctgttcttcctcttctccagATCCTCAGGGCTGTATGCCTTGCAGTCTCCTGACATGAACAAATGActcagcttctctctcactctagGGTCACCTTCATTCACGGTTTCAACAGTCTGCACAGCATGTCCCATAAGTCCAGTCACAGACATGCCGCCATCTTCAAGGAAATTCACGAGGACAATACTTGGGAGGAAAAGTAAGTTCAAAGCAGATTTGTAAAAGTAAAACCTGAAGGCCCATAAAAATATGGAAGAAGCAATGGAATGAGAGGCATCATATACCCCAATAGGTCTTGGAATACTAGGGAATGTTCTTCCCTGTTTAAAATTAATCCTCTCATCACCAAATGTTTTTCGCTTGTTTAATAAGCTTCACTGAGGGCCCTacacatctgaattttttctccaGCCTAAAGCTAACCATTGAGGGATTTAGTTAAAGCATAACTTAGCATTATGAATGGCTTAAAtatgtattagaaaagaaaaaagggctcAGAGTTAACTTTTAGAGTTAAAAAacaactgaataaaaaaaaaaactgaataacTCCCCTTTAAAGCGGACCAAAGAAAACAACAAgcacaaaattaatgaaa from the Manis pentadactyla isolate mManPen7 chromosome 2, mManPen7.hap1, whole genome shotgun sequence genome contains:
- the GEMIN6 gene encoding gem-associated protein 6, producing the protein MTEWMKKGPLEWQDYTYKEVRVTASEKEYKGWVLTTDPVSANIVLVNFLEDGGMSVTGLMGHAVQTVETVNEGDPRVREKLSHLFMSGDCKAYSPEDLEKRKNSLKKWLEKNHIPITEQGDSQRTLCVAGVLTIDPPYGPENCSSSNEIILSRVQDLIQGHLAASQ